One Watersipora subatra chromosome 4, tzWatSuba1.1, whole genome shotgun sequence genomic window carries:
- the LOC137394630 gene encoding uncharacterized protein isoform X2, with protein MGLARDKVYSDEKLLEAIKVEISLGIVKYPRLHKALRVKHKLFVSRDRLRQLLKYERLLSAQKHLVRARCNGTPSLNLNNSASADRFSYSTETHKELNGLVSDLPVQALSTEDRSDRWSSIGKTLNRVLINSSCLFEPPPSMRSLRNKRLTMGIKCGRSCSDDEVLEAINLEYTLGVMEYERLYQALYIKHDINMSRNKLRDLLIIQRDDRTLSDR; from the exons ATGGGGTTGGCGCGAGACAAAGTTTACTCTGATGAGAAACTGCTGGAGGCCATCAAA GTTGAGATCTCTCTAGGAATTGTAAAATATCCCAGGCTTCACAAAGCGCTGCGTGTCAAACACAAACTGTTTGTAAGCAG GGATCGCTTGAGGCAGCTTCTCAAGTATGAACGCCTGCTGTCTGCACAAAAGCACCTAGTAAGAGCTAGATGTAATGGGACACCCTCACTTAATCTGAAT AATTCAGCCTCTGCTGACAGATTCAGCTACTCAACAGAAACACATAAGGAATTAAATGGCCTCGTTTCTGATTTACCTGTGCAGG CGCTTTCTACGGAAGACCGTTCAGACAGATGGAGTTCAATCGGAAAGACTCTGAACCGAGTGTTAATCAACAGCTCATGTCTCTTTGAGCCTCCTCCTAG CATGAGGAGTTTGAGAAACAAGCGTCTCACAATGGGAATAAAATGTGGAAGGTCTTGTTCAGATGACGAGGTACTTGAAGCTATAAAT CTGGAGTACACATTGGGGGTTATGGAATACGAGCGACTCTACCAAGCCTTATACATCAAACACGACATTAATATGAGCAG GAATAAGCTGCGTGACCTCCTCATAATACAGAGAGATGATCGTACTCTATCTGACAGATAG
- the LOC137394630 gene encoding uncharacterized protein isoform X1 — translation MTNITERDTPAFFFGGCKLCMECEYKGSMDTECCNHQLLNHTLLQFCNECPCDAFCSNEFTPRCSECGHHCSSHCSGVSLEEEIIQEWVLRGMTQNEMTREYKNVFIKRICRATLRGKLAAMGLARDKVYSDEKLLEAIKVEISLGIVKYPRLHKALRVKHKLFVSRDRLRQLLKYERLLSAQKHLVRARCNGTPSLNLNNSASADRFSYSTETHKELNGLVSDLPVQALSTEDRSDRWSSIGKTLNRVLINSSCLFEPPPSMRSLRNKRLTMGIKCGRSCSDDEVLEAINLEYTLGVMEYERLYQALYIKHDINMSRNKLRDLLIIQRDDRTLSDR, via the exons ATGACTAATATAACGGAAAGGGATACCCCAGCTTTTTTCTTTGGGGGATGCAAGCTGTGCATGGAATGTGAATATAAAGGCTCTATGGATACAGAATGTTGTAATCATCAACTGCTAAATCAT ACATTGCTGCAATTCTGCAACGAATGTCCGTGTGATGCATTTTGCTCAAACGAATTCACTCCTAGATGCTCTGAATGTGGCCACCATTGCTCATCTCACTGCTCTGGTG TTTCATTAGAAGAGGAGATCATACAAGAATGGGTGTTGAGGGGCATGACACAGAATGAGATGACCAGAGAATATAAGAATGTATTCATCAAACGAATATG TAGAGCAACGCTTCGTGGCAAACTTGCTGCTATGGGGTTGGCGCGAGACAAAGTTTACTCTGATGAGAAACTGCTGGAGGCCATCAAA GTTGAGATCTCTCTAGGAATTGTAAAATATCCCAGGCTTCACAAAGCGCTGCGTGTCAAACACAAACTGTTTGTAAGCAG GGATCGCTTGAGGCAGCTTCTCAAGTATGAACGCCTGCTGTCTGCACAAAAGCACCTAGTAAGAGCTAGATGTAATGGGACACCCTCACTTAATCTGAAT AATTCAGCCTCTGCTGACAGATTCAGCTACTCAACAGAAACACATAAGGAATTAAATGGCCTCGTTTCTGATTTACCTGTGCAGG CGCTTTCTACGGAAGACCGTTCAGACAGATGGAGTTCAATCGGAAAGACTCTGAACCGAGTGTTAATCAACAGCTCATGTCTCTTTGAGCCTCCTCCTAG CATGAGGAGTTTGAGAAACAAGCGTCTCACAATGGGAATAAAATGTGGAAGGTCTTGTTCAGATGACGAGGTACTTGAAGCTATAAAT CTGGAGTACACATTGGGGGTTATGGAATACGAGCGACTCTACCAAGCCTTATACATCAAACACGACATTAATATGAGCAG GAATAAGCTGCGTGACCTCCTCATAATACAGAGAGATGATCGTACTCTATCTGACAGATAG